GGTGGCACTCACTGCATCATCCTCACGCTGATGGGATACGATCGCTTTCTGGCCATCTGCCACCCTCTCCGATACCCACTGCTGATGACCAATGTGGTGTGTGGGCACCTGGTGGTCTCTGCTTGGGCCGGAGGCTTCCTTATCTCTGTGACAGAGACCGCACTGATATTCGGGGGCTCGTTCTGCAACCCCAACCTCATCCACCATTTCTTCTGCCACATGCGGGCCGTGGTGAGGCTGTCCTGTCTAGACAGCGACCTCACCGAACTCGTTGTAACAATGGTCTCGGTGTCAGCCTTGACGGGCACCTTTCTGCTCATTATCATCACTTACGTTTTCATTCTGTCCACTGTCTTCAGGATCCCTTCAGCTGAGGGCAAGCAGAAGGCCTTTTCTACCTGCGCCTCTCATCTCACTGTGGTCATCGTCCACTTTGGCTTCGCGGCTATTGTCTATCTGAAGCCAGAAGGCTCGGGAGGAGATGACACACTCATCGCTGTCCCTTACACCGTCATCACCCCTTTCCTCAGCCCCCTCATTTTCAGCCTCAGGAATAGAGACATGAAGAATGCGTTCAGAAAGCTGCTTGCAAAGAGGAGTTTCTGGAATACGTAATCCCGGATTGTAGGTGCATGGCTGTCTGTTCCCTGATGTCAGCAGGCATTTATCGTGCGACATCAGGAGAAGCCTTTGCCATTGGCCTTTTACCAGAGGTTGGCACATGGGAAACCAGAGACAGTCTGGGAGCTAAACCATCACAAACACTTACTTACTTGTTAAGAAAGTTGTTCAATTACTTCTACTTCTCCTGGCTGTTCCTCAAGATGGTACCCTTCTACCAGTCGGCCACTGGGCGTCCTGCACCATTAATGGGCACTGGAGGAACAAGATTGTGGAAGGCAAAAACAACCCCTGTGGCCACAACACTAAGAGATGcttaaaaatatctaaagatACAGGGACaagtgggtggcttagttggtttagcaacccactcttggtttcagctcaggtcatgatctcatgattcatgagttcgtgcccagcatcgggctccatgctgacatttcagagcctgcttgggattacctccccctccctctcttcccctgtccccctcactatgtgtccctttctctctcaaataaataaacatttgaaaaatacctAAAGATATAACggttaaggaatttttttaagcaatgttGTAAGGCACTGGGCTGTGGCTCCCAGGAGGTAAACCTTTTCTCTGGTCACACCCACATAAAAGATGAGACTATCCTGTAAGTGATTTCATGATCATGGCTTTGAGAACTTACACAAAGTGGGAAAATTCCTAGAGATCACATATTAAAGCCAACCTGGGGAAACCAGCTGTCTAATTctcaagaaagagaattttaattaatacattctacattaacaacaaacaaacaaacaaacaaacaaacctctggAAACTTTAAGCTTCACCAGGAGATTCTGCCAAAATTTTAAAGTGGTTGTTATGCCAAATGTACCCAAAACCTTCCCtggcacagaagagaaaacaccCCCAACTCAGGTTTTGGGCCAATACCATTTAGAAACTGGATTTGGAAATCACACTCAGGAGCATAGACGCAGAACTCGTAACTAAAACTCAAGGTGGATTCAGTCTAGAAATGCAAGTTTGGCACATTTGAAATAGAGCTGTAGAATTAATCACGTTACCCAAATAAAGGATATTAATCATGTAATTACTTTAATTGATGAAGAATTGATTACTTTAATTGATGAAGAATATTATGGGATAAAATGTAATACCCGTTCAGggaatgaataaaaactttagcATAATGGGAATCAAAAGAAATTTCCtgcggtgcctgagtggcttagtcgtttcagtgtccagctcttgatttcggctcaggtcatgggctcgaGGTTCgagggttccagccccgtgtcaggctccgtgctgaccgtgcagagcctgcatgggtgtctctctctccctgtctctctgcccctcagcttCTCCACTCACTACGTTTCACtcgcaaataaataaacataaaaaaagagaaagatcctTACACTAATCAGGCTCTCAAACTTCTTTTTGTATCTGAGTGCAGTTGTCCCACTATGTTATGTTGGTTTTGGGAGCAGAGCGTTGGGATTCCACAACCAAACTTCTCACTTCGCTGTGAAACATTTAAACGCATCCCTGCTCACTCGCGAATAAGACAAGAAGGATTCTCCCATTGTGTCTTTGCCATCTTATTCTAGACAGTTCagtgaaaaagaagcaaaagacagAAAGATTATACAAGAAGAACAGCAGTTATTTCTCACGAATTATAAAGTTTTCTACGTTAGAAAATCCATAGCTAATTTGCAGATCAATCATTAGAATGAACCTTCAATAGGGGACGAAGGACTCGGTACATGAGCAAATAAACTGCATCCCCATAATTTAGCAACAGTCGGAATCTGGTTTTCAAAGAACATATCACAAAGCCCCTCGCTGCTCTTACCCTTCGGCAGCGTTCAGCTGCTCATACCCTTTGGAATGTCTTGTCTGTAATGCCCAGACTTTTCGGTGGCACTAAGTGGGACGAATGGGGAAGGGCTTTCTGCTCTGGGGTCTGACAACTATTGCCGTCAGCTCTGTGTTATCACAATGTTTCCTAAATCTACCGAGTGAAACCTGTATCTCGGACCTTTTCACATCTAGGCAAAGAGAGGCATAAACAGATAGATGGCTACAGAGTGCTACAGGCTCACAGGCTTTCAGTAAAAATCTACTGACCAAGGTAATAGAAATCTGCAGTGTTGTTATTTTCCCCAGACTTCTGAATACATAAAGTCAGGCAGCGTGTTTGTAATTAATAGATAAACAATCATAACCTGATAATCATTGTATAATAACTAGAAAACCCTATGATGTTAAACTcttcagaaactgaaaaaaacGAATGTTACTGATCGATGAATATTTATTCAAGTCAGATAGAATGCACATCATTGTTTTggaagaagtagaaaaaggaACTGATAAAATCATACTTcgataaattattaaaaataacttttgatgATAGATCATTTGGCtattaaagaaatataacttAGAAGGAATTCAGAGAAGTGAGCAGCtctgcttttcttaaaaaaattttttggactAAATTGATCCTGGGCTGTCTCATttcccgctcccctcccccaaaaaagtcATTCACTGATATATAAGGTAATTTATAAAGCACCACTTTCATTCAGGGATAATTCTACATTGAATCAGATTTCCTCTTGGACAAAAAACAtgttaaaaccattttaaaaaatcaacgaATAAACGTTTTTGTTGCAGAGAAGTATGCTAAGGAGATCAATCAAAGAcgtataaataaacaaacagataaataaataaatagcttttgtGCACATATATCAGAGAAGGTCACAGAGAAACCtaagagtatattttaaaaaggaagatgtaAGAGAGCAAAACAGTGTTGCATCTAAATTTCATTGAATATTTTTGatataaccctgtatgtt
Above is a window of Neofelis nebulosa isolate mNeoNeb1 chromosome 15, mNeoNeb1.pri, whole genome shotgun sequence DNA encoding:
- the LOC131495584 gene encoding olfactory receptor 10X1-like, translated to MKANQTVLKEFILVGFSSYPHVRTFLFVLFFGLYLLTLTGNLAILGLTWADRSLHTPMYLFLRALSFSETCYTLTIIPKMLADLLTEKRSISVPGCGLQMYFFLGLGGTHCIILTLMGYDRFLAICHPLRYPLLMTNVVCGHLVVSAWAGGFLISVTETALIFGGSFCNPNLIHHFFCHMRAVVRLSCLDSDLTELVVTMVSVSALTGTFLLIIITYVFILSTVFRIPSAEGKQKAFSTCASHLTVVIVHFGFAAIVYLKPEGSGGDDTLIAVPYTVITPFLSPLIFSLRNRDMKNAFRKLLAKRSFWNT